The Candidatus Nanopelagicus abundans genome includes a region encoding these proteins:
- a CDS encoding deoxyribonuclease IV, producing MATVKSPIRIGAHVPTSGGMATRSIEYALKIKAEAIQVFASSPRTWATSTPNPAMDEAFKIKTAEHDIKPYVHASFLINLGSPTQSTYKNSLSATAYSLKRGREIGAHGVVVHTGSAVEESHVKQAWKQIHEGVMPILNNLKDDDPWLLLEPTAGQGQSLVKKLDDLTKYFEALEWHPKVGVCLDTCHVFAAGHDIKKPGGMTETIDLLVKIVGVERIKLIHVNDSMDICGNLKDRHQNIGKGEIGTKPFTELVSHPAILNTPLILETPGAEAEHGSEVALLKKMRDKNEK from the coding sequence ATGGCCACAGTTAAAAGTCCGATTCGTATTGGTGCACATGTGCCGACATCTGGCGGTATGGCAACTCGATCTATTGAATACGCTTTAAAAATTAAGGCTGAAGCAATTCAAGTATTTGCATCAAGTCCGAGAACTTGGGCAACATCTACACCAAATCCTGCAATGGATGAAGCTTTTAAGATTAAAACTGCAGAGCATGATATTAAGCCCTATGTACATGCGTCTTTTTTAATTAATTTAGGATCTCCAACTCAATCTACTTATAAAAACTCACTTTCTGCTACTGCATATTCGCTCAAGCGTGGACGCGAGATTGGTGCACACGGTGTTGTTGTCCATACTGGCTCAGCTGTTGAAGAATCACATGTGAAGCAAGCATGGAAGCAGATCCATGAAGGAGTGATGCCAATTCTTAATAATCTTAAAGATGATGATCCTTGGTTACTTTTAGAGCCAACAGCTGGTCAGGGTCAATCACTTGTTAAAAAATTAGATGATCTAACAAAGTATTTCGAAGCCCTTGAATGGCACCCAAAAGTTGGAGTTTGTCTAGATACTTGCCATGTTTTTGCAGCTGGACATGACATTAAAAAGCCAGGAGGTATGACGGAAACCATCGATTTACTTGTAAAAATTGTTGGAGTTGAGCGAATTAAATTAATACATGTAAATGACTCAATGGATATATGTGGAAATTTAAAAGATAGGCATCAAAATATTGGTAAGGGTGAAATTGGTACAAAACCATTTACTGAACTGGTTTCACACCCAGCAATACTAAATACTCCCCTAATTTTAGAGACTCCAGGTGCAGAAGCAGAGCATGGCAGTGAGGTTGCTCTACTTAAAAAAATGCGTGATAAAAATGAAAAGTAA
- a CDS encoding DMT family transporter, whose translation MKSKLPLYIAMISIAAVWGSSFVVMKDSLERQNVFSFLSSRFILAALLMFLYKPGVFRRLTKKFVTRGIIAGILLGSGYIFQTYGLTKTTVSNTGFITGLYLVFTPLISLLILKRHVLKIQWVAVIIATIGLFFISYNGVTIGFGEILVLISAFIYGAHFVALGEWSDGKNTYALTLIQVVTVAVLTSIFAFRDGFQIAPDSTVWLAILYTAFFATFLGFLVQTKAQSVMSATVASVLLATETPFAVFFGLYFHDDPLTLRIITGGLLVMAAMALVIWSDNKKTSMRALSHE comes from the coding sequence ATGAAAAGTAAATTACCTTTATATATTGCAATGATTTCGATTGCAGCTGTCTGGGGTAGCTCTTTTGTGGTTATGAAGGATTCACTTGAGCGCCAGAATGTGTTTTCATTTCTATCTTCTAGATTTATTCTCGCAGCCTTACTAATGTTTTTATATAAACCCGGGGTATTTCGAAGATTAACGAAAAAGTTTGTTACTAGGGGAATTATTGCAGGAATCTTGCTTGGTAGTGGATATATTTTTCAGACATATGGCTTAACTAAGACCACTGTTTCTAATACTGGATTTATTACAGGCCTATATCTAGTTTTTACTCCATTAATCTCACTACTAATACTTAAGCGACATGTTTTAAAAATTCAATGGGTCGCAGTGATAATTGCAACTATTGGATTGTTTTTTATCTCCTACAACGGGGTGACAATTGGTTTTGGTGAAATATTAGTTCTAATCTCTGCTTTTATTTACGGCGCTCACTTTGTAGCACTAGGTGAATGGAGTGATGGTAAAAATACCTATGCGCTAACTCTTATTCAGGTAGTGACGGTAGCTGTTCTTACTTCAATTTTTGCTTTTAGAGATGGTTTCCAAATAGCTCCAGATAGCACAGTATGGTTAGCCATTCTTTACACTGCCTTTTTTGCAACGTTCCTAGGATTTTTAGTTCAGACAAAAGCTCAATCAGTTATGAGTGCGACAGTTGCTAGCGTTCTTTTAGCAACTGAAACACCTTTCGCAGTTTTTTTTGGTCTCTACTTCCACGATGATCCACTTACATTGAGAATAATTACTGGTGGATTACTTGTTATGGCAGCTATGGCACTAGTTATCTGGTCTGATAACAAAAAGACAAGTATGAGAGCATTAAGCCATGAGTAG
- a CDS encoding threonine aldolase family protein: MSSPVLIDLRSDTVTKPSAQMREVMAAAEVGDDVYGEDPTINSLEERVAQLFGKEAGLFCPSGSLANQLSIRMLVAPGEELITETNSHIVRAELGAGAVFSGITTRTWLADRGLLSASDALNIARPDSGPYLVSTTAIAIENTHNFGGGTVQPLDEIKKLRQESQSLGIALHLDGARIWNAHIASGVEFKEYGKYFDTISVCLSKGLGAPVGSLMLSTKDRVIKARAWRKRYGGGMRQAGLLAAAAHYALDNNLALLKNDHKRAKEIAIAIAAVAPKVINPDHVETNIVGLDISSMKITAAQLSEQLKASGVLASALGPKYLRVVTHLDLTDSDIEKVNQVLPQLLQRALVS; encoded by the coding sequence ATGAGTAGCCCGGTATTAATAGATTTAAGATCTGACACTGTTACTAAGCCATCTGCTCAGATGCGTGAAGTGATGGCAGCAGCTGAAGTGGGCGATGATGTTTATGGTGAAGATCCAACAATTAACTCCTTAGAGGAAAGAGTTGCCCAATTATTTGGCAAGGAGGCAGGATTATTTTGTCCTAGTGGATCTTTAGCAAATCAGTTATCAATTAGAATGTTAGTTGCCCCTGGTGAAGAGTTAATTACAGAAACTAATTCTCATATTGTTAGAGCAGAGCTAGGTGCTGGAGCAGTATTTAGCGGAATAACCACAAGAACCTGGTTAGCAGATAGAGGTCTCTTATCTGCTTCTGATGCACTTAATATCGCAAGACCAGACTCTGGACCTTATTTGGTTTCAACAACTGCAATTGCTATTGAAAATACTCACAACTTTGGTGGAGGAACTGTTCAACCACTTGATGAAATTAAAAAGTTAAGACAGGAAAGCCAATCTCTTGGAATCGCATTACATCTAGATGGCGCCAGAATTTGGAATGCCCATATTGCATCTGGAGTTGAATTCAAAGAGTACGGAAAATACTTTGACACAATTAGTGTTTGTCTTTCAAAAGGCCTTGGTGCACCAGTTGGCTCATTAATGCTATCTACGAAAGATCGAGTAATAAAGGCGAGGGCATGGCGAAAAAGATATGGTGGTGGGATGAGGCAGGCTGGACTATTGGCGGCTGCAGCTCATTACGCTTTAGATAATAACTTAGCTCTACTTAAAAATGACCATAAACGGGCAAAGGAAATTGCTATTGCAATAGCTGCTGTTGCACCAAAAGTAATTAATCCAGATCATGTTGAAACAAATATTGTTGGATTAGATATTAGCTCAATGAAGATAACTGCTGCCCAGTTATCAGAACAACTCAAAGCAAGTGGAGTTCTAGCTAGTGCACTAGGTCCAAAGTATTTAAGAGTTGTGACACATCTAGATTTAACTGATTCAGATATTGAAAAAGTGAACCAAGTTCTACCGCAATTACTGCAGCGCGCCCTCGTGTCTTAA
- a CDS encoding methylated-DNA--[protein]-cysteine S-methyltransferase, which produces MLSKTSYKTPVGILYLIADEQILLAAGFTSFSELTKRLSPLDASRKSETVGQIPVISDLIADYFNGETSALNSIKVRQSGPAFSQSVWKEMRKVPVGKTWSYAELAKRAGSASAVRAVGSACANNLVAPIIPCHRIVKSGGALGNYAYGEEVKEWLLRHEGALQ; this is translated from the coding sequence GTGCTTTCAAAAACAAGTTATAAGACTCCAGTTGGCATACTTTATCTAATAGCCGATGAACAGATTTTATTAGCTGCTGGATTCACAAGTTTTAGTGAGTTAACTAAGCGATTATCACCTTTGGATGCGAGTCGGAAGAGTGAAACTGTGGGACAAATTCCAGTAATCAGTGATCTAATTGCCGATTATTTTAATGGTGAAACTTCAGCATTAAATTCTATTAAAGTACGCCAATCTGGCCCAGCCTTCTCTCAGTCAGTTTGGAAAGAGATGCGAAAAGTTCCAGTTGGTAAAACCTGGTCATATGCAGAGTTAGCAAAGCGGGCAGGATCTGCTAGCGCAGTAAGGGCTGTCGGCTCAGCGTGCGCAAATAATTTAGTTGCTCCAATAATTCCATGCCATCGGATAGTTAAAAGCGGTGGGGCATTGGGAAATTATGCATATGGCGAAGAGGTTAAAGAGTGGCTCTTAAGACACGAGGGCGCGCTGCAGTAA
- a CDS encoding class II 3-deoxy-7-phosphoheptulonate synthase, producing the protein MNANSLFNSGLIAAQQPSWPDAAAVKSAVAELESFPPLVFAGECDNLKKRIAQAASGEAFWLQGGDCAETFVGATADSIRNRIKTILQMAAVLQYFSSLPVIKVGRMAGQFAKPRSNDNETRDGLTLPAYRGDAVNDIEFTKESRTPNPKRLVQVYNTSAATLNLVRAFTQGGFADLRQVHSWNKGFAADARFSARYEEMANEIGRALQFMQSAGVDPESFKSVDFYSSHEALILEYEKALTRIDSRTNNPYDVSAHFVWIGERTRQLDGAHMDFAEKIHNPIGVKLGPKTTAEDVSAIIKRLNPSNEPGRLTFITRMGAGLIREKLPSLVEAVKKSGSVVLWVCDPMHGNTYEAPSGYKTRKFDDVLDEVRGFFEVHKKLGTHPGGIHIELTGDDVTECVGGGDQISHEDLATRYESACDPRLNHTQSLELAFLVAEMLRDHKK; encoded by the coding sequence ATGAATGCTAACTCGTTATTTAATTCTGGCTTAATTGCTGCTCAACAGCCTTCATGGCCGGATGCAGCTGCAGTTAAATCTGCAGTGGCAGAGCTTGAATCTTTTCCACCACTAGTTTTTGCTGGTGAGTGCGATAACTTAAAAAAGCGAATAGCCCAGGCAGCAAGCGGTGAAGCATTTTGGCTACAAGGGGGAGATTGTGCTGAAACATTTGTAGGGGCAACTGCTGACTCAATTAGAAACCGAATTAAGACTATCTTGCAGATGGCTGCAGTCCTGCAGTACTTCTCATCGCTACCAGTTATTAAGGTTGGCCGAATGGCAGGGCAGTTCGCCAAACCTCGCAGTAATGATAATGAAACCCGTGATGGCTTAACTTTACCGGCCTACCGAGGGGATGCGGTTAATGACATTGAATTTACTAAGGAATCTAGAACACCTAATCCAAAAAGGTTAGTACAGGTTTATAACACCTCAGCTGCAACATTAAATCTTGTCCGTGCTTTCACACAAGGTGGTTTTGCTGATCTTCGCCAGGTGCATAGTTGGAATAAGGGTTTTGCAGCTGATGCCAGATTTAGCGCTCGCTATGAAGAGATGGCAAATGAAATTGGGAGAGCACTTCAATTTATGCAATCAGCAGGTGTTGATCCAGAATCATTTAAATCTGTTGACTTTTACTCAAGTCATGAAGCACTAATTTTGGAGTATGAGAAAGCTTTAACTCGCATCGATTCTCGCACTAATAATCCATATGATGTTTCAGCACACTTTGTTTGGATTGGTGAACGCACAAGGCAATTAGATGGCGCGCATATGGACTTCGCTGAAAAAATACATAATCCAATTGGTGTAAAGCTTGGGCCTAAGACAACAGCTGAAGATGTTTCAGCAATTATTAAGAGATTAAATCCAAGTAATGAACCAGGCAGACTTACATTTATCACAAGAATGGGCGCGGGGTTAATACGTGAAAAACTACCATCCCTAGTTGAAGCTGTTAAGAAATCTGGCTCAGTAGTACTTTGGGTATGCGATCCAATGCATGGGAATACATATGAAGCACCAAGTGGGTATAAGACACGTAAATTTGATGATGTATTAGATGAAGTTAGAGGATTTTTTGAGGTTCATAAGAAACTAGGTACTCATCCTGGTGGAATCCATATTGAATTAACTGGCGATGATGTTACCGAATGCGTTGGCGGTGGAGATCAGATAAGCCATGAAGATCTTGCAACTCGGTATGAGAGTGCTTGTGACCCTAGGTTAAACCATACCCAGTCACTTGAATTAGCCTTTTTAGTTGCAGAGATGCTGCGAGACCATAAAAAGTAG
- a CDS encoding 6-phosphofructokinase, with protein sequence MRIGVLTGGGDCPGLNAVIRAVVRKGVKAYGYEFIGFRDGWRGPLEGLTMKLDVPTTRGILPRGGTILGSSRTNPFKIEGGVEKIKENLAKAGVDALIAIGGEDTLGVATKLDSLGVKVIGVPKTIDNDLNNTDYTFGFDTAVNIAVEAIDRLHTTAESHHRALIVEVMGRHAGWIALHSGLAGGASCILIPEVKFSLDQVCKWVESRFEQSYSPIIVIAEGAIPQDGDMVTKDKSLDSFGHAKLSGIGEWLANQIETKTGKEARTSVLGHIQRGGTPTAFDRVLATRFGLHAITAVHDGDWGKMVALHGTKIERVPLASATSKLKTVDPELYKEAEIFFG encoded by the coding sequence ATGCGCATTGGTGTTCTAACCGGCGGCGGAGATTGTCCTGGCCTAAATGCAGTAATCCGTGCAGTTGTCCGCAAAGGTGTTAAAGCCTATGGCTATGAGTTCATTGGTTTTCGTGATGGCTGGCGTGGGCCTTTAGAAGGTTTAACAATGAAATTAGATGTTCCAACTACTCGAGGAATTTTGCCCAGAGGTGGAACAATTCTTGGTTCCTCTAGAACTAATCCATTTAAAATTGAGGGCGGCGTTGAAAAAATTAAAGAGAACCTCGCAAAAGCTGGTGTAGATGCTTTAATTGCAATCGGTGGTGAAGACACGTTAGGTGTTGCAACAAAATTAGATTCACTTGGAGTTAAAGTAATTGGTGTTCCAAAAACAATTGATAATGACTTAAATAATACTGATTACACATTTGGCTTTGATACTGCTGTTAATATCGCAGTTGAGGCAATTGACCGTCTACACACAACAGCTGAATCACATCATCGCGCTTTAATTGTAGAAGTAATGGGACGACATGCTGGTTGGATAGCACTGCACTCTGGACTTGCTGGAGGTGCGTCATGTATTTTAATTCCTGAGGTTAAATTCTCACTTGATCAAGTTTGTAAATGGGTTGAATCTAGATTTGAGCAAAGTTACTCACCAATTATTGTTATTGCAGAGGGCGCCATTCCGCAAGATGGAGATATGGTAACTAAAGATAAAAGCCTTGATTCATTCGGTCATGCAAAACTATCTGGCATTGGCGAGTGGTTGGCAAATCAAATTGAAACAAAGACCGGCAAAGAGGCCCGCACATCAGTACTAGGACATATCCAACGTGGTGGAACGCCAACTGCATTTGATCGAGTACTTGCAACTAGATTTGGATTACATGCAATTACAGCAGTCCATGATGGTGACTGGGGCAAGATGGTTGCACTTCATGGCACCAAGATTGAGCGTGTGCCATTAGCCTCTGCTACCTCCAAATTAAAGACGGTCGATCCTGAGCTATATAAAGAGGCGGAGATCTTCTTCGGTTAA
- a CDS encoding alpha/beta hydrolase, translated as MGVKPEIKDHLAQRASNGLPEVWQAPVSEIRKNTHSHIALKQPLIDIHEVRQLSISGPTSQLPVRIYRPTDEKNLPALVYFHGGGWVLNFLDIFEPSLRKIAKHGNFIIIAVEYQKAPEKSYPVPFDDCYEALKWTIDNAVSLGIDPLSIGVGGDSAGGNLAAAVAIKVRDEKLINLAFQLLIYPCIEINMDYKSATDFAEGYGLTTKSMNWFWDQYLPDKKDHNDVYAVPARAKTLKGVAPAIVITAEFDPLTDDGRNYFRRLNEDAVASIYKEYAGQIHGFFNLGGVTEDADLLYLDIAREINAILGRGN; from the coding sequence ATGGGAGTTAAACCCGAGATAAAAGATCACCTAGCCCAGCGCGCTAGCAATGGCCTGCCTGAAGTTTGGCAGGCGCCAGTATCTGAGATTCGAAAAAATACCCACTCTCATATTGCCCTTAAACAACCCTTAATTGATATTCATGAAGTAAGGCAGCTGAGCATTTCAGGGCCAACTTCGCAGCTGCCTGTTCGAATCTACCGACCAACGGATGAAAAAAATTTACCTGCCTTGGTCTACTTTCATGGTGGTGGTTGGGTTTTAAATTTTCTAGATATTTTTGAACCTTCGCTTAGAAAAATTGCAAAGCATGGAAATTTTATAATTATTGCAGTTGAGTATCAAAAAGCACCTGAGAAGTCCTACCCGGTGCCCTTTGATGATTGCTATGAAGCACTTAAATGGACAATAGATAATGCAGTAAGTCTTGGAATTGATCCATTATCTATCGGTGTTGGTGGAGATAGTGCTGGTGGTAACTTAGCCGCAGCTGTTGCAATTAAAGTTAGGGATGAAAAATTAATTAATCTGGCATTTCAACTTCTAATTTATCCATGTATTGAAATAAACATGGATTACAAATCAGCAACAGATTTTGCAGAAGGATATGGCCTGACAACAAAATCGATGAACTGGTTCTGGGATCAATATCTTCCAGATAAAAAAGATCATAATGATGTTTATGCAGTTCCTGCAAGAGCTAAAACACTTAAAGGAGTAGCACCGGCAATTGTAATTACCGCTGAATTTGATCCGCTAACTGATGATGGACGTAATTACTTCAGGCGGTTGAATGAGGATGCAGTGGCTAGCATTTATAAAGAGTATGCTGGGCAGATTCATGGCTTTTTCAATCTTGGTGGAGTAACTGAGGACGCAGATTTACTCTATTTAGATATTGCCCGTGAGATCAATGCAATTTTAGGAAGAGGAAATTAA
- a CDS encoding DMT family transporter encodes MTKVDWGRFALLGFLWGTPYLFLKIAVEEIPTAAIVFFRVLVGAIVLIPIALRGKNLAIARKYWPFVFLYAITELIGPWYLITHAEQKLTSGLTGLLVATVPIWSAVLASIFGDHTVWHKSRLFGLIIGFIGVVAVVGIESLSGRQDLVSILMVLLAAIGYAYAINMINRRIPEVPGIAINTWAMIITMIVYLPFVFLNMPTEVPSLEAVGSVLALGVFCTAVAFILFFKLVAEVGPPRASFVTYLNTAVAVLLGVVILGEPITLGIALGLPLVLIGSYFASRKVNR; translated from the coding sequence TTGACAAAAGTTGACTGGGGAAGATTTGCTCTGCTGGGATTTCTTTGGGGAACGCCATATTTATTTCTTAAGATAGCCGTTGAAGAAATACCTACTGCTGCAATCGTATTCTTTCGGGTATTAGTTGGCGCAATCGTATTAATACCGATTGCATTGCGCGGTAAAAACTTAGCAATTGCCAGAAAATACTGGCCATTTGTATTTCTTTATGCCATAACCGAATTAATAGGACCTTGGTATCTAATAACTCATGCTGAGCAAAAATTAACATCTGGACTTACCGGTCTTCTTGTTGCAACAGTTCCTATATGGTCTGCAGTTCTAGCGTCAATCTTCGGCGATCACACTGTTTGGCATAAATCTAGACTTTTTGGTTTGATAATAGGATTCATTGGAGTAGTCGCAGTAGTTGGTATCGAATCACTAAGTGGGCGCCAAGATCTAGTTTCGATTTTAATGGTTCTTCTTGCTGCAATTGGATACGCCTACGCTATTAACATGATTAATCGCAGAATTCCAGAGGTCCCTGGGATTGCTATAAATACTTGGGCAATGATTATTACGATGATTGTTTATCTACCATTTGTATTCCTAAATATGCCTACAGAAGTACCATCTCTAGAAGCCGTAGGGTCAGTATTAGCACTTGGTGTTTTTTGTACTGCAGTTGCATTTATTTTATTTTTCAAACTTGTGGCAGAAGTTGGCCCACCCAGGGCATCCTTTGTAACCTATTTAAATACGGCAGTTGCTGTTTTACTTGGCGTGGTTATTTTAGGAGAGCCAATCACGCTAGGAATTGCACTTGGCCTTCCGCTAGTTTTAATTGGCTCCTACTTTGCTAGTCGGAAAGTGAATCGGTAA
- the era gene encoding GTPase Era has protein sequence MSDFKAGFIAIVGRPNTGKSTLVNALVGTKIVITSHHPNTTRNPIRGIINQDSFQMIVVDTPGMHKPKTALGTRLNSMVNENINSTDAVVLCLPANEDIGAGDEYIAKQIKGRQEVFLVVTKVDTVSKSELAAKLVLVTEFAQKVGQEKAEIIPISAKNLEQTDLLLDLLAKKLPISPALYPTDINTDQVQELMFADLIREAAIEELYEELPHSVMVIIEEMGERDNGKIFDISATLHVERDSQKGIIIGPQGTKLKAIGSTARKSIENIVGLQVFLQIHVKVSKEWQKDPKLLAKLGFTDSLSD, from the coding sequence ATGAGTGATTTTAAAGCAGGCTTCATTGCAATTGTCGGCCGACCAAATACGGGTAAGTCAACATTAGTAAATGCGCTAGTTGGAACTAAAATTGTAATTACTTCACATCACCCAAACACCACTCGCAATCCAATTCGGGGCATAATAAATCAAGATAGTTTTCAAATGATCGTAGTTGACACACCAGGTATGCATAAGCCTAAGACAGCCCTTGGAACCAGATTAAATTCAATGGTGAATGAAAATATTAATTCAACTGATGCAGTGGTGTTATGTTTACCAGCTAATGAAGATATTGGTGCTGGTGATGAATATATTGCAAAGCAGATTAAAGGCCGGCAAGAAGTTTTTTTAGTTGTGACTAAGGTTGATACCGTTTCAAAATCTGAACTAGCGGCCAAGCTCGTTTTAGTAACTGAATTTGCCCAAAAGGTTGGCCAAGAAAAGGCAGAGATAATTCCAATTTCAGCAAAAAACTTAGAACAAACAGATTTATTACTTGATCTACTAGCTAAGAAACTTCCGATTTCACCCGCCTTATATCCAACTGACATAAATACTGATCAAGTACAGGAGCTAATGTTTGCTGACTTAATTCGCGAAGCTGCGATTGAGGAGTTATACGAAGAGCTTCCGCACTCAGTTATGGTCATAATTGAGGAGATGGGGGAGAGGGATAATGGAAAGATTTTTGATATCTCAGCCACACTACATGTTGAGCGTGATAGTCAAAAAGGAATAATTATTGGCCCGCAAGGCACCAAGTTAAAAGCGATCGGCAGTACTGCTCGAAAATCAATTGAAAATATTGTCGGCTTACAAGTATTTTTACAGATTCACGTTAAAGTTTCTAAAGAGTGGCAAAAGGATCCAAAGTTGCTAGCTAAACTTGGCTTTACCGATTCACTTTCCGACTAG
- the dprA gene encoding DNA-processing protein DprA yields MINEARARLILFSIIQPADPFWGYEINQRGGLSVYNRIISGNYYLKQQEILKLQQQVMQRQVKDLELEISKAGGVFITPEDNDWPISLADLATPPIGLVIAGDRSVLLKLDKSISIVGSRQPTNYGLQLSYSLASQASLAQLVVVSGGAYGIDTASHQGALSVGGLSIAVLAGGISRLYPLENQKLFKDITKSGLLISEVMPNTESKPYRFLIRNRLIAALSRSTVVVEAKFISGSIRTARDAAEIFRPVFAIPGPVTSPLSEGCHRLIAERVADIATSLDEILEVITPLQMR; encoded by the coding sequence GTGATTAACGAAGCTAGGGCCAGGTTAATACTTTTTTCTATTATCCAACCTGCTGATCCCTTTTGGGGTTATGAGATAAATCAGCGTGGAGGATTATCAGTTTATAACCGGATAATCTCTGGAAACTATTACTTAAAGCAACAAGAAATTTTAAAACTACAACAACAAGTTATGCAGAGGCAGGTTAAAGATTTAGAGTTAGAGATAAGTAAAGCAGGTGGAGTCTTTATAACCCCTGAAGATAATGACTGGCCTATTTCTTTAGCTGATTTAGCAACACCACCAATTGGCCTTGTGATAGCAGGTGATAGGAGCGTTCTTTTAAAACTAGATAAATCAATATCAATTGTTGGCAGCAGGCAGCCTACAAATTATGGCTTACAACTTTCATATTCACTCGCTAGTCAGGCATCTCTTGCTCAGTTAGTAGTAGTCAGTGGTGGCGCTTATGGGATTGATACCGCTTCCCATCAAGGGGCATTATCTGTGGGTGGCTTAAGTATTGCAGTGTTAGCTGGTGGCATAAGTAGGCTCTATCCATTAGAAAATCAAAAATTGTTTAAAGATATAACCAAATCTGGTTTACTGATATCTGAGGTTATGCCTAATACTGAATCAAAGCCGTATAGATTTCTAATTAGGAATAGATTAATTGCAGCACTTTCAAGGTCAACTGTTGTAGTTGAAGCAAAATTTATTAGCGGGTCAATTAGAACTGCTAGGGATGCCGCTGAGATATTTCGGCCAGTATTTGCAATCCCTGGTCCAGTTACCTCACCTTTAAGTGAGGGCTGTCATCGTTTAATAGCTGAACGAGTAGCAGATATTGCAACTAGCCTAGATGAGATATTAGAGGTGATAACTCCACTGCAAATGAGGTAA
- a CDS encoding ribonuclease HII translates to MIEKTLLKAGIKNIAGVDEAGRGPCAGPLVVACVILKDPLSTDLNEIKDSKELSAQAREDLYKVVIDNSLAYSIIEVTVSEIDSLGLHKCNIEGMRRAINALTIKPEYVLTDGYPIPGLTTPNLAVWKGDQVAISISAASILAKVYRDKIMIELDKEYPNYGLASHKGYITASHTAAIKELGVLPIHRKSFANIAAVIEASK, encoded by the coding sequence ATGATTGAGAAAACTTTACTTAAAGCAGGTATAAAAAATATTGCTGGAGTTGATGAAGCAGGACGCGGGCCGTGTGCTGGTCCACTTGTAGTCGCTTGCGTAATCTTAAAAGATCCTTTATCTACAGATTTAAATGAAATAAAAGATTCTAAGGAGTTAAGTGCGCAGGCGCGAGAGGATTTATATAAAGTTGTAATTGATAATTCTCTGGCTTACTCGATTATTGAAGTCACCGTTAGTGAGATTGATTCACTTGGTCTGCACAAATGTAATATTGAAGGAATGAGACGTGCTATTAATGCCCTAACTATTAAGCCAGAGTATGTACTTACTGACGGTTATCCAATCCCAGGTCTTACCACACCAAATTTAGCTGTTTGGAAAGGTGATCAAGTAGCAATTTCAATTAGTGCTGCCTCAATCCTGGCTAAGGTGTATCGAGATAAAATTATGATTGAATTAGATAAAGAGTATCCAAATTATGGATTAGCAAGTCACAAAGGGTATATAACTGCATCACATACCGCTGCTATAAAAGAACTTGGCGTTCTACCAATTCATCGTAAATCATTTGCAAATATTGCTGCAGTAATTGAGGCAAGTAAGTAA
- the lepB gene encoding signal peptidase I, giving the protein MPKKGSFLRELPVIVVSALIVSIVIKTFFLHFFFIPSGSMENTLQVGDRIAVNKFGALFSDIKRGEVAVFADPDNWLGSSPESDGSTISGKIKSGLILVGVLPDPAKQYLIKRVIGVGGDKVICCDATGKLQVNGVSVTEPYIFKGDKPSDMQFNVDIPKGFVWVMGDHRGASADSRFHPDSANNGMVPLSKVVGRATFIVWPISNIALIPKGEDLKKVSVKDKS; this is encoded by the coding sequence ATGCCAAAGAAGGGTTCGTTCCTTCGCGAACTACCAGTAATAGTAGTTTCTGCATTAATTGTCTCAATAGTAATCAAAACTTTCTTTTTGCATTTTTTCTTTATCCCATCTGGATCAATGGAAAACACATTGCAGGTTGGGGATCGAATTGCTGTAAATAAATTTGGTGCTTTATTTAGTGATATTAAACGCGGTGAGGTAGCTGTATTTGCAGATCCAGATAATTGGCTTGGAAGTTCACCAGAATCAGATGGATCAACAATTTCTGGAAAAATAAAGAGTGGCTTAATTTTAGTTGGCGTATTACCAGACCCAGCAAAACAGTATTTGATAAAACGTGTAATAGGCGTTGGTGGCGACAAAGTTATTTGCTGTGATGCCACTGGAAAACTACAGGTAAATGGTGTCTCTGTAACTGAGCCATATATATTTAAAGGTGATAAGCCAAGTGATATGCAATTTAATGTTGATATCCCAAAGGGCTTTGTTTGGGTTATGGGCGATCATCGTGGTGCAAGTGCTGATTCAAGATTTCACCCAGATAGTGCAAATAATGGAATGGTTCCGTTAAGTAAAGTGGTCGGTCGCGCTACTTTTATTGTTTGGCCTATTTCAAATATTGCTTTAATACCAAAGGGTGAGGATTTAAAAAAGGTTTCAGTCAAAGATAAGTCTTAG